One segment of Amycolatopsis alba DSM 44262 DNA contains the following:
- a CDS encoding YciI family protein, whose translation MTKYLISFDEGTMRISEEDLPAVTEASVTVVRAAMDAGVWVFGGGLTPRQGTSVVATDGTVTDAPPAAGKQYLGGFSIVDVPTREEALEWAAKIAVACRCAQEVREFMPEPDDL comes from the coding sequence GTGACCAAGTACCTGATCTCGTTCGACGAAGGCACGATGCGGATCTCCGAGGAGGATCTGCCCGCCGTGACCGAAGCGTCGGTCACCGTGGTCCGGGCCGCCATGGACGCCGGTGTGTGGGTGTTCGGGGGCGGACTGACACCTCGGCAGGGGACGAGCGTGGTGGCCACCGACGGGACGGTCACCGACGCCCCGCCCGCGGCGGGCAAGCAGTACCTCGGCGGATTCTCGATCGTCGACGTGCCCACGCGCGAAGAAGCGCTGGAGTGGGCGGCCAAGATCGCCGTCGCCTGCCGCTGCGCGCAAGAGGTCCGCGAGTTCATGCCCGAGCCGGACGACCTCTGA
- a CDS encoding VOC family protein: MGIELGMITIDCADPRGLAAFWTEALGVGVDQDYEGEFLILHPKAGAGPVFAFQRVPEPRVAKNRVHMDFVSEDRQKEVERLIGLGAKKVDEHEMPGIAWTVLADPVGNEFCVATHG, encoded by the coding sequence ATGGGTATCGAACTGGGCATGATCACGATCGACTGCGCGGATCCGCGCGGGCTCGCGGCGTTCTGGACGGAGGCGCTCGGGGTGGGAGTGGATCAGGACTACGAGGGCGAGTTCCTGATCCTGCACCCCAAGGCCGGGGCCGGGCCGGTGTTCGCGTTCCAGCGCGTGCCGGAGCCGCGCGTCGCCAAGAACCGGGTCCACATGGACTTCGTCAGCGAAGACAGGCAGAAGGAGGTGGAACGTTTGATCGGACTGGGAGCGAAGAAGGTGGACGAGCACGAGATGCCGGGCATCGCCTGGACGGTGCTGGCCGATCCGGTGGGCAACGAGTTCTGCGTCGCGACCCACGGCTGA
- a CDS encoding proline--tRNA ligase, with translation MITRMSSLFLRTLREDPADAEVPSHRLLVRAGYVRRVAPGGYSWLPLGLRVLRRIENVVRDEMNAFGAQELQFPALLPREPYEATGRWTEYGDALFRLKDRKGADYLLGPTHEELFALTVKGEFNSYKDYPVVLYQIQTKYRDEARPRAGILRGREFVMKDSYSFDLDDEGLAKSYELHRQAYTRMFDRLGIEYVVVKATSGAMGGSASEEFLAVAETGEDTYVRSTESGYAANVEAVTTPVPEAKPVEGLPEAKVHHTPDTPTIESLVAFLNNADLGRTFTAADTLKNVLVKVRQPGAKEWELLAIGLPGDREVDTKRLEVSLEPAEFELLDEADFAKNPFLVKGYIGPKALKDNGVRYLLDPRVVEGTSWVTGADERDHHVVDLVAGRDFTGDGTIEAAEVREGDASPDGKGTLVAARGIEIGHIFQLGRKYADAFSLDALGPDSKPIRITMGSYGVGVSRLVGVLAEQNHDDLGLVWPREVSPFDVHVVIAGKDETIAAGAEKLAAELNAAGIEIVLDDRKASPGVKFADAELVGVPTILVVGRGLANGVVEVKDRRTGDREEIAVDAVVEHLVKLVRS, from the coding sequence GTGATCACCAGGATGTCGTCGTTGTTCCTTCGCACCCTGCGCGAGGATCCGGCGGACGCCGAGGTACCGAGCCACCGGCTCCTGGTACGCGCCGGCTACGTCCGCCGGGTGGCCCCTGGCGGCTACTCCTGGCTGCCGCTGGGCCTGCGGGTGCTGCGCCGCATCGAGAACGTCGTCCGTGACGAGATGAACGCGTTCGGCGCGCAGGAGCTCCAGTTCCCCGCGCTGCTGCCGAGGGAGCCCTACGAAGCCACCGGCCGCTGGACCGAATACGGCGACGCCCTGTTCCGTCTCAAGGACCGCAAGGGTGCCGACTATCTCCTCGGCCCGACGCACGAGGAGCTCTTCGCGCTCACCGTGAAGGGTGAGTTCAACTCGTACAAGGACTATCCCGTCGTCCTGTACCAAATCCAGACCAAGTACCGCGACGAGGCGCGCCCCCGCGCCGGCATCCTGCGCGGCCGTGAGTTCGTCATGAAGGACTCCTACTCCTTCGACCTCGACGACGAGGGCCTGGCGAAGTCTTACGAGCTGCACCGCCAGGCCTACACGAGGATGTTCGACCGCCTCGGCATCGAGTACGTCGTCGTGAAGGCGACCTCCGGCGCGATGGGCGGCTCGGCCTCCGAAGAGTTCCTCGCCGTCGCCGAGACGGGTGAGGACACCTACGTCCGCAGCACCGAATCGGGTTACGCGGCCAACGTCGAAGCGGTCACCACGCCCGTGCCCGAGGCCAAGCCGGTCGAGGGGCTGCCCGAGGCGAAGGTCCATCACACGCCGGACACGCCGACCATCGAATCGCTGGTCGCGTTCCTGAACAACGCGGACCTCGGGCGCACCTTCACCGCCGCGGACACGCTCAAGAACGTCCTGGTGAAGGTCCGTCAGCCGGGCGCGAAGGAGTGGGAGCTGCTGGCCATCGGCCTCCCCGGCGACCGCGAGGTCGACACGAAGCGCCTCGAAGTGTCCCTCGAGCCCGCCGAGTTCGAGCTGCTCGATGAGGCCGACTTCGCCAAGAACCCGTTCCTCGTCAAGGGCTACATCGGCCCGAAGGCGCTGAAGGACAACGGCGTCCGGTACCTGCTCGACCCGCGCGTCGTCGAGGGCACTTCCTGGGTCACCGGCGCGGACGAGCGCGACCACCACGTGGTCGACCTGGTCGCGGGCCGCGACTTCACCGGTGACGGCACGATCGAGGCCGCCGAGGTCCGCGAAGGCGACGCCTCGCCCGACGGCAAGGGCACCCTGGTCGCCGCGCGCGGCATCGAGATCGGGCACATCTTCCAGCTGGGCCGCAAGTACGCCGACGCGTTCTCGCTGGACGCGCTCGGCCCCGACTCCAAGCCCATCCGCATCACCATGGGCTCCTACGGCGTCGGTGTCTCGCGGCTGGTCGGCGTGCTCGCCGAGCAGAACCACGACGATCTCGGCCTCGTCTGGCCCCGTGAGGTCTCGCCGTTCGACGTGCACGTCGTCATCGCGGGCAAGGACGAGACGATCGCCGCCGGCGCGGAGAAGCTGGCCGCCGAACTGAACGCCGCCGGGATCGAGATCGTCCTCGACGACCGCAAGGCTTCCCCTGGCGTGAAGTTCGCGGACGCCGAACTCGTCGGCGTGCCGACGATCCTCGTCGTCGGGCGTGGCCTGGCGAACGGTGTCGTCGAGGTCAAGGACCGCCGCACCGGAGACCGCGAGGAGATCGCCGTCGACGCGGTCGTGGAGCATCTGGTCAAGCTCGTCCGCTCGTAA
- a CDS encoding 2-hydroxyacid dehydrogenase, whose protein sequence is MTERAILPWSDIELPEGLSARLYDGTGPLPDGGLDDAEVYVLPYDAGSEPSKLIARLPSLKLVQALSAGVEKLVPLVPAGVKLANGRGLHDLSVAEHALALIHASQRDLPRWFAQQVKASWEREHTRSLADSRVLLVGHGSIGQAIERQLVAAEAVVTRVASTARPADRVHGVDELAELLPSADIVVLILPETPATMGLFGAAELAALPDDALVVNVGRGSAIDTAALTAEAVSGRLRAALDVLDPEPLPAGHPLWTAPGVIITPHVAGGSASFYPRAKRLVTEQLRRYAAGEEPLHVVG, encoded by the coding sequence ATGACGGAGCGAGCCATCCTGCCCTGGTCCGATATCGAGCTGCCCGAGGGCCTGAGCGCGCGGCTCTACGATGGCACCGGTCCGCTGCCGGACGGTGGACTCGATGACGCCGAGGTCTACGTGCTGCCGTACGACGCCGGTTCAGAGCCGTCGAAGCTGATCGCCCGGCTTCCGTCGCTGAAACTCGTGCAGGCGCTTTCGGCCGGGGTGGAGAAGCTGGTCCCGCTGGTGCCGGCGGGGGTGAAGCTGGCCAACGGCCGCGGCCTGCACGACCTCAGCGTGGCCGAGCACGCGCTGGCGCTGATCCACGCGTCCCAGCGGGATCTGCCGCGCTGGTTCGCGCAGCAGGTGAAGGCGTCGTGGGAGCGCGAGCACACGCGCTCACTGGCGGACAGCCGGGTGCTGCTCGTCGGCCACGGCTCGATCGGCCAGGCCATCGAGCGGCAACTGGTCGCGGCCGAGGCCGTCGTGACCAGGGTGGCGAGCACGGCCCGGCCCGCGGACCGCGTGCACGGTGTCGATGAACTGGCGGAACTGCTGCCGTCCGCCGACATCGTGGTCCTGATCCTGCCCGAAACGCCCGCGACCATGGGCTTGTTCGGTGCCGCGGAACTCGCCGCGCTGCCGGACGACGCCCTGGTGGTGAACGTCGGGCGGGGCTCGGCGATCGACACCGCGGCGCTGACGGCGGAGGCCGTCTCCGGACGGCTGCGTGCCGCGCTGGACGTCCTCGACCCGGAGCCGCTGCCCGCCGGGCATCCACTGTGGACCGCGCCGGGCGTGATCATCACGCCGCATGTCGCGGGCGGGTCGGCGTCGTTCTACCCGCGCGCGAAGCGGCTGGTCACCGAGCAGTTGCGCCGCTACGCCGCCGGAGAAGAACCGCTGCACGTCGTCGGCTGA
- a CDS encoding S8 family peptidase — MRGELRRHRIAGAVLAGACVTASLAFAGSATAAEGQILGAGVPGAVTDGYIVSLKSGDAGLAAKYGGQVKATYSAALNGFSAKMTEAQAKRLAADPNVDFVQQDAVAHMTGTQNNPTWGLDRIDQQKLPLDKKYTYPNDGAGATVYVVDTGVDYGQSEFGGRASSGYDFIDNDSDAKDCQGHGTHVAGTVGSATYGVAKGAKIVAVRVLNCQGSGQYSQIISGIDWVVKNAKGPSVLTMSLGGPADNGVDSAVRRAVSAGITNTVASGNSNTNACSTSPARVKEAITVNATQNDDRRSTFSNYGTCTDIFAPGTNITSLRNGGGTQQMSGTSMATPHVAGAAAIYLTSHPTANPAAVASGLAAAATNGVVTSPGTGSTNKLLNVAGL; from the coding sequence ATGCGTGGAGAACTTCGACGTCACCGGATCGCGGGTGCGGTACTCGCCGGGGCCTGTGTGACGGCCTCGCTGGCCTTCGCCGGATCGGCGACGGCCGCCGAGGGGCAGATCCTCGGCGCCGGTGTGCCGGGCGCGGTCACGGACGGGTACATCGTCTCGTTGAAGAGCGGCGACGCCGGTCTCGCGGCCAAGTACGGCGGCCAGGTGAAGGCGACCTACAGCGCCGCGCTGAACGGCTTCTCGGCGAAGATGACCGAGGCTCAGGCCAAACGGCTCGCCGCCGACCCCAATGTCGACTTCGTCCAGCAGGACGCGGTCGCGCACATGACCGGTACCCAGAACAACCCGACCTGGGGCCTGGACCGGATCGACCAGCAGAAGCTGCCGCTGGACAAGAAGTACACCTACCCCAATGACGGCGCGGGCGCGACGGTCTACGTTGTCGACACCGGCGTCGACTACGGCCAGTCCGAATTCGGCGGCCGCGCGTCCAGTGGCTACGACTTCATCGACAACGACAGCGACGCCAAGGACTGCCAGGGGCACGGCACGCACGTCGCCGGCACGGTCGGCAGCGCCACCTACGGCGTGGCCAAGGGTGCCAAGATCGTCGCGGTCCGCGTGCTGAACTGCCAGGGCAGCGGCCAGTACTCGCAGATCATCAGCGGGATCGACTGGGTCGTGAAGAACGCCAAGGGCCCGTCGGTGCTCACCATGAGCCTCGGTGGCCCGGCCGACAACGGCGTCGACTCCGCCGTGCGCCGCGCGGTCTCGGCGGGCATCACGAACACGGTGGCCTCCGGGAATTCCAACACGAACGCCTGCTCCACCAGCCCGGCCCGTGTGAAGGAGGCCATCACCGTCAACGCCACGCAGAACGACGACCGCCGGTCCACGTTCTCGAACTACGGCACCTGCACCGACATCTTCGCGCCCGGCACCAACATCACCTCGCTGCGCAACGGTGGCGGTACCCAGCAGATGAGCGGCACCTCGATGGCGACGCCGCATGTCGCAGGCGCGGCCGCGATCTACCTGACCTCGCACCCGACGGCGAACCCCGCCGCCGTGGCCTCCGGTCTGGCCGCCGCCGCCACCAACGGCGTCGTGACCAGCCCCGGTACCGGTTCGACCAACAAGCTGCTGAACGTGGCAGGTCTCTGA
- a CDS encoding trypsin-like serine protease, with protein sequence MNRRQRLLGIATAALGCLSVLLPAPAAAANLPAVTPTDQAVVPSGPHTNSVGGTPASVKDHPFIIAGLRQGGSRPQGQTCTGSVVAPRKILIAAHCKAAEGEKSFLYGLDDLNAGGGTRIGVVSYDTHPKYVNFDQGYDVAVVTTDADIPVPGGQYAKVATSADTDLNKPGKSGLGLGYGKKDFNDDTRNVELHKFTLPIVQGSSCNGVGAGFKDATMICSGYSDGHVTILPGDSGGPLIVDGKVVGVASWSRSDFKWYSVYGRLNNDMGDWVKQQIGEPQNPETFSLAVTPSSLKVEPGKYVSATVTSKPGKNGAEKVDLSASGLPDGAKATFQPASINSGESAKVSIEVPAGTAEKDYAVTISGKGTADTATAKLTLTVGNGGPQPGDLKVSVSPGSGTVQPGFFSNVTVSATGGTGTITLSAAGQGLPFAPFFNPKTISSGGSSTMQVAAPFQRGTYPVTVTATDSAGKTATATYTLTVQ encoded by the coding sequence GTGAACAGAAGACAACGGCTGCTGGGGATCGCCACCGCCGCCCTCGGTTGCCTCTCGGTCCTCCTGCCCGCGCCCGCGGCCGCCGCGAACCTGCCCGCGGTCACCCCGACGGATCAAGCTGTCGTCCCCAGTGGACCGCACACGAACTCCGTCGGCGGCACGCCCGCCTCGGTCAAGGACCACCCGTTCATCATCGCGGGCCTGCGCCAGGGCGGCTCCCGGCCGCAGGGCCAGACGTGCACCGGTTCGGTCGTCGCGCCGCGCAAGATCCTGATCGCCGCGCACTGCAAGGCGGCCGAGGGTGAGAAGAGTTTCCTGTACGGACTGGACGATCTCAACGCCGGTGGCGGAACGCGGATCGGTGTCGTCAGCTACGACACCCACCCGAAGTACGTCAACTTCGACCAGGGTTACGACGTCGCGGTGGTCACCACGGACGCCGACATCCCGGTGCCGGGCGGCCAATACGCGAAGGTCGCGACGTCAGCCGACACGGACCTGAACAAGCCGGGCAAGTCCGGGCTGGGCCTCGGCTACGGCAAGAAGGACTTCAACGACGACACCCGCAACGTCGAACTGCACAAGTTCACCCTGCCGATCGTGCAGGGCAGCAGCTGCAACGGGGTCGGCGCGGGCTTCAAAGACGCGACGATGATCTGCAGCGGCTACAGCGACGGCCACGTCACCATCCTGCCGGGTGACAGCGGCGGCCCGCTCATCGTGGACGGCAAGGTCGTCGGCGTCGCATCGTGGAGCCGCAGCGACTTCAAGTGGTACAGCGTCTACGGCAGGCTCAACAACGACATGGGCGACTGGGTCAAGCAGCAGATCGGCGAGCCCCAGAACCCGGAGACGTTCTCCCTCGCGGTGACGCCGTCCTCGCTCAAGGTCGAGCCGGGCAAGTACGTTTCGGCGACGGTGACCAGCAAACCGGGCAAGAACGGCGCGGAGAAGGTCGATCTGAGCGCGTCGGGACTTCCGGACGGCGCGAAGGCCACGTTCCAGCCCGCGTCCATCAACTCGGGTGAGTCGGCGAAGGTGAGCATCGAGGTTCCCGCCGGGACGGCCGAAAAGGACTACGCCGTCACGATCTCAGGCAAGGGAACCGCCGACACGGCGACCGCGAAGCTGACGCTGACCGTGGGCAACGGCGGTCCGCAGCCCGGCGACCTCAAGGTCAGCGTGAGCCCTGGCAGCGGGACCGTCCAGCCAGGGTTCTTCAGCAACGTCACGGTTTCCGCCACCGGCGGGACCGGCACGATCACGCTTTCGGCGGCCGGACAGGGACTGCCGTTCGCGCCGTTCTTCAACCCGAAGACGATCTCGAGCGGCGGCAGCTCGACCATGCAGGTGGCCGCGCCCTTCCAGCGCGGCACCTACCCGGTGACCGTCACCGCGACGGACTCGGCGGGCAAGACCGCCACCGCCACCTACACCCTGACCGTCCAGTAA
- a CDS encoding S8 family peptidase: MRRGVRGGVVAFAVTALAALAAGNAVAAQAEGVVVQANQHYGNQYIVVLHDVGTLAVEQSSAALTSRYGGEVRSAYKNVLRGFSVKGMSEQQARRLAADPAVKAVYEDGTARAVGTQANPTWGLDRIDQKNLPRDKSFTYPNTGEGVTAYDMDTGINPDNPEYEGRASIGKDFVGGNGKDCNGHGSHTAGTIGSKTYGVAKKVKIVGLKVLGNDCSGNGPDSAIVDAAEWLTANGTKPAVANLSLKMDQVGLGDDVIKKSIAAGFVYAVAAGNENQNACNVSPARIPEAITVGASDENDNKSSFSNHSSCVDIFAPGSNITSLSTSNGGSANMSGTSMATPHVAGAVALYLSANSGATPQQTRDALVNNSSDGVLKGLPSGTVNKLLNVSFIGGGGPGPKCGAKSNTTPVSIPDAGDAVTSSVTQEGCDGKASATLPVKVDIAHTYTGDLAIDLIGPSGAVFGLKQAGGIGEASGVHTSYTVNASSEPANGTWKLRVRDVYRFDSGTIEGFSITF; this comes from the coding sequence ATGCGCCGCGGCGTGCGCGGCGGTGTGGTGGCCTTCGCGGTCACCGCACTCGCCGCGCTCGCCGCCGGCAACGCCGTCGCCGCGCAGGCGGAAGGCGTTGTCGTGCAGGCGAACCAGCACTACGGGAACCAGTACATCGTGGTGCTCCACGACGTCGGCACCCTGGCCGTCGAGCAGTCTTCGGCGGCGCTGACGAGCCGCTACGGCGGTGAGGTCCGGTCGGCGTACAAGAACGTGCTCCGCGGGTTCTCGGTCAAGGGCATGTCCGAGCAGCAGGCCCGGCGCCTCGCGGCCGATCCGGCGGTCAAGGCGGTGTATGAGGACGGCACCGCGCGTGCCGTCGGCACCCAGGCCAACCCCACCTGGGGCCTCGACCGGATCGACCAGAAGAACCTGCCGCGCGACAAGAGCTTCACGTACCCGAACACGGGTGAAGGCGTCACCGCGTACGACATGGACACCGGCATCAACCCGGACAACCCGGAGTACGAAGGCCGCGCGTCCATCGGCAAGGACTTCGTCGGCGGTAACGGGAAGGACTGCAACGGGCACGGCAGTCACACCGCGGGCACCATCGGCAGCAAGACCTACGGCGTGGCGAAGAAGGTCAAGATCGTCGGGCTGAAGGTGCTCGGCAACGACTGTTCGGGCAACGGTCCCGACTCCGCCATCGTCGACGCGGCCGAATGGCTGACCGCGAACGGCACCAAACCGGCGGTGGCGAACCTGAGCCTGAAGATGGACCAGGTCGGGCTCGGCGACGACGTCATCAAGAAGTCCATCGCGGCGGGCTTCGTCTACGCGGTGGCGGCGGGCAACGAGAACCAGAACGCCTGCAACGTCAGCCCCGCCCGCATCCCCGAGGCGATCACGGTCGGCGCCTCGGACGAGAACGACAACAAGTCCTCGTTCTCCAACCACAGTTCGTGCGTGGACATCTTCGCCCCTGGCAGCAACATCACGTCGCTGTCCACGTCCAACGGTGGTTCGGCGAACATGAGCGGGACTTCGATGGCCACACCGCACGTGGCGGGCGCGGTGGCGCTCTACCTGTCAGCCAACTCCGGCGCCACCCCGCAGCAGACGCGGGACGCGCTGGTGAACAACTCCTCGGACGGCGTGCTCAAGGGCCTGCCGAGCGGAACGGTGAACAAGCTGCTGAACGTCTCGTTCATCGGCGGAGGCGGCCCCGGCCCGAAGTGCGGTGCCAAGTCCAACACGACACCGGTGTCCATTCCGGACGCGGGTGACGCGGTGACCAGTTCGGTGACGCAGGAAGGCTGCGACGGCAAGGCGTCGGCGACGCTGCCGGTCAAGGTCGACATCGCGCACACCTACACCGGTGACCTGGCGATAGACCTGATCGGGCCGAGCGGTGCGGTGTTCGGCCTCAAGCAGGCGGGAGGGATCGGCGAGGCGAGCGGCGTGCACACGTCGTACACGGTGAACGCCTCGTCCGAACCGGCGAACGGGACCTGGAAACTGCGGGTCCGCGATGTCTACCGGTTCGACAGCGGGACGATCGAAGGGTTCTCCATCACCTTCTGA
- a CDS encoding phytoene desaturase family protein, whose translation MESYDAVIVGGGHNGLVAAAYLAGAGRSVLVLERRDEVGGAAVSFRAFPGVDVRLSRYSYLVSLLPRKIIADLGLGLDLRRRRMSSYTPVGDGGLLVDTGDDGRTSASFSALTGSTKDFEAWQRFYAMTARVAEATFSTLTEPLVSREHLRSMIDPEAWDALFERPIAETLTRMFGDDTVRGVVLTDALIGTFADAGDFRQNLCLLYHVIGNETGDWDVPVGGMGAVTGALASAARTAGARLVTGAEVLSLDPDGSVRYRLGDDEFTVRGGHVLSNVAPRTLARLLGEEPPEAPEGAQLKVNMVLSRLPRLRDAGVDPREAFGGTFHVNEGYGQLAKAYAEAAAGRIPSLPPCEIYCHSLTDPSILGPAERAAGVQTLTLFGLHMPARLFEGRNDEAREEARRATLSSLDSVLAEPIEDCVLRAPDGRLCIEAKTPLDLEAELGLPAGHIFHRDLSWPYAADAAQVGLWGVETAHERLLLCGAGAVRGGGVSGIPGHNAAMAVLSRP comes from the coding sequence ATGGAGTCGTACGACGCCGTGATCGTCGGTGGCGGGCACAACGGCCTGGTGGCCGCCGCCTATCTGGCCGGGGCGGGCCGTTCGGTACTGGTGCTGGAACGCCGGGACGAGGTCGGCGGGGCAGCGGTGTCGTTCCGGGCCTTCCCCGGTGTCGATGTCCGGCTTTCGCGGTACTCGTACCTGGTGAGCCTGCTGCCGCGCAAGATCATCGCGGACCTCGGTCTCGGGCTCGATCTCCGGCGGCGGCGGATGTCGTCGTACACGCCTGTCGGCGACGGCGGTCTCCTTGTCGACACGGGCGACGACGGCCGCACTTCGGCGTCGTTCTCCGCGCTCACCGGGTCCACAAAGGACTTCGAGGCTTGGCAACGGTTCTACGCGATGACCGCACGGGTCGCCGAAGCGACGTTCTCCACGCTGACCGAACCGCTGGTCTCCAGGGAACACTTACGTTCGATGATCGACCCGGAGGCCTGGGACGCGCTGTTCGAACGGCCGATCGCGGAAACGCTCACCCGGATGTTCGGCGACGACACCGTGCGCGGTGTCGTCCTGACCGACGCGCTGATCGGGACCTTCGCCGACGCCGGTGACTTCCGGCAGAACCTGTGCCTGCTCTACCACGTGATCGGCAACGAGACCGGCGATTGGGACGTGCCGGTCGGCGGGATGGGCGCGGTGACCGGGGCGCTCGCGTCGGCCGCGCGGACGGCGGGGGCGCGGCTGGTGACCGGTGCCGAGGTGCTGTCCCTCGATCCGGACGGCTCGGTGCGCTATCGGCTCGGCGACGACGAGTTCACCGTGCGCGGCGGGCACGTCCTGTCGAACGTCGCGCCGCGGACGCTCGCGCGCCTGCTGGGGGAGGAGCCGCCGGAAGCCCCGGAAGGCGCGCAGCTCAAGGTGAACATGGTGCTGTCACGGCTGCCGAGGTTGCGGGACGCGGGGGTCGATCCGCGAGAGGCGTTCGGGGGCACGTTCCACGTCAACGAGGGTTACGGGCAGCTGGCGAAGGCCTACGCGGAGGCCGCCGCGGGCAGGATCCCGTCGTTGCCGCCGTGTGAGATCTACTGTCATTCGCTCACCGACCCGTCGATCCTCGGCCCGGCCGAACGCGCCGCCGGGGTGCAGACGCTGACCCTGTTCGGGCTGCACATGCCCGCGCGGCTGTTCGAGGGACGCAACGACGAGGCGCGCGAAGAGGCGCGGCGGGCGACTTTGTCCTCTTTGGACAGTGTGCTGGCGGAGCCGATCGAGGACTGCGTGCTGCGCGCGCCGGACGGCCGGTTGTGTATCGAGGCGAAGACGCCGCTGGACCTCGAAGCCGAACTGGGACTGCCCGCGGGACACATCTTCCATCGCGATCTGTCGTGGCCTTACGCGGCCGATGCGGCTCAGGTGGGTCTTTGGGGTGTCGAGACCGCTCACGAACGGTTGTTGCTCTGCGGTGCCGGAGCCGTACGAGGCGGCGGTGTCTCCGGCATCCCCGGTCACAATGCCGCCATGGCAGTGCTATCCCGACCCTGA
- the yaaA gene encoding peroxide stress protein YaaA, with protein sequence MLVLLPPSETKAAGGTGAPLDLGALSFPELNPTRAKLADALSELAADVPASVAALGITPRQADEVARNAELWTSPTMPGLRRYTGVLYDALDVKSFTKATLAKAEKRLAVASALFGVVAATDPIPAYRLSGGNALPSLGTVRSVWKPVLEPVLQGIEGLVVDLRSGTYSGLAKLRPDAVTVRVVTEDAKGNRTTVSHFNKAYKGRLAAELVKSRGEPSTVEQLLRVLSKAGLDVERTGDHSIELLTGDGVH encoded by the coding sequence GTGCTCGTGCTGCTCCCCCCTTCCGAAACCAAGGCCGCCGGTGGCACCGGCGCGCCGCTGGATCTCGGCGCGCTGTCGTTCCCGGAACTGAACCCGACACGGGCCAAACTGGCCGACGCGTTGTCCGAGCTGGCGGCCGACGTCCCGGCCAGTGTGGCCGCGCTCGGCATCACGCCGCGGCAGGCCGACGAGGTCGCCCGCAACGCCGAGCTGTGGACCTCGCCCACGATGCCAGGGCTGCGCCGCTACACCGGAGTGCTCTACGACGCGCTCGACGTGAAGTCCTTCACCAAGGCGACGCTGGCGAAGGCGGAGAAGCGCCTCGCCGTCGCTTCGGCGCTGTTCGGCGTGGTCGCGGCGACCGACCCGATCCCCGCGTACCGGCTTTCCGGCGGGAACGCGCTGCCGTCGCTCGGGACCGTCCGCAGTGTGTGGAAGCCGGTGCTCGAACCGGTGCTCCAGGGCATCGAAGGGCTCGTCGTCGACCTGCGCTCCGGGACGTACTCGGGCCTCGCGAAACTCCGCCCGGACGCGGTGACCGTGCGTGTCGTGACCGAGGACGCGAAGGGCAACCGGACCACGGTGAGCCACTTCAACAAGGCCTACAAGGGACGGCTGGCCGCGGAGCTGGTGAAGTCCCGCGGTGAACCGTCCACTGTGGAACAGCTGCTGCGGGTGCTGTCGAAGGCCGGTCTCGACGTCGAGCGCACCGGCGACCACAGCATCGAACTACTCACCGGTGACGGCGTGCATTAG
- a CDS encoding GNAT family N-acetyltransferase, with protein sequence MSLTWRPLTMDDMPRLAETFAAAERVEPIEEHYSAEDLAEEIGSPNIDLPTATTSAWDGDKLVAYGVLRRRDAANPAHMVRVETLVHPEYRDDAIAARLTGWFEKTGKEVHAKSHPDALLELHAAANTKQRWLTEVLVDAGYEHARWFVDMRADLGSIPPVKPLPEEFPLVAYEDKYEELTLRSRNETFADHWGSTAQSPEAWRHLVVGAKDFQPDLSFLLLSPGKDRVVAMVLTAFFASDEAATGVKDLYVSHVATDAGLRGRGIAGALLGHTLVKAKAAGFQRASLNVDQDNTHRALGVYERVGFSEHQRWAGYVKPVPT encoded by the coding sequence ATGAGCCTGACCTGGCGCCCGCTGACCATGGACGACATGCCGCGACTGGCCGAGACCTTCGCCGCTGCGGAGCGTGTCGAGCCGATCGAAGAGCACTACAGCGCGGAGGACCTCGCCGAGGAGATCGGCTCGCCGAACATCGACCTGCCGACCGCGACCACCAGCGCCTGGGACGGCGACAAGCTGGTCGCCTACGGTGTGCTCAGGCGCCGTGACGCGGCGAATCCGGCGCATATGGTGCGGGTCGAGACGCTCGTCCATCCCGAGTACCGCGACGACGCGATCGCCGCGCGTCTCACGGGGTGGTTCGAGAAGACGGGCAAAGAGGTCCACGCGAAGTCCCATCCGGACGCGCTGCTGGAACTGCACGCCGCCGCCAACACCAAACAGCGCTGGCTCACCGAGGTCCTCGTGGACGCCGGGTACGAGCACGCCCGGTGGTTCGTCGACATGCGGGCCGACCTCGGCTCGATCCCGCCGGTCAAGCCGCTGCCCGAGGAGTTCCCCTTGGTGGCTTACGAGGACAAGTACGAGGAACTCACCCTGCGGTCCCGCAACGAGACCTTCGCGGACCATTGGGGGAGCACGGCGCAGTCGCCGGAGGCCTGGCGGCATCTCGTGGTCGGCGCGAAGGATTTTCAGCCGGATCTGTCGTTCCTGCTGCTGAGCCCTGGCAAGGACAGGGTGGTCGCGATGGTGCTGACCGCGTTCTTCGCCTCCGACGAGGCCGCGACGGGTGTGAAAGACCTGTACGTCAGCCATGTCGCGACGGACGCGGGCCTTCGCGGACGCGGCATCGCCGGCGCGCTGCTCGGGCACACGCTCGTCAAGGCCAAGGCGGCGGGTTTCCAGCGGGCCTCGCTCAACGTCGACCAGGACAACACTCACCGCGCTCTCGGCGTCTACGAGCGTGTCGGGTTCAGTGAGCATCAGCGCTGGGCTGGGTACGTGAAGCCCGTTCCTACCTGA